A genomic region of Dickeya solani IPO 2222 contains the following coding sequences:
- a CDS encoding MFS transporter — protein sequence MSRFRACFSVRPNGVRPTPMAIFLIGIVQILVWGGSFFLLSVLGRPIMEDTGWSRQWVYGGLSLGIFISGLLIPRCGDYVARHGGRGMLAWSGIVTAAGLLLMACSTGLPAFIAAWVILGGAMAIGLYDALYATLGDSYGVQAKSAITTITLISGFCTTIVWPLLAFGVAQWGWRHTCIAWAVVLLATVWPVYRCTLPAPRQARENTTTRKNGVMTFDRRTYVLLSTIFMLSAVIMTVISVQLIDLLQDEGLSLAAAIGISAVIGPSQVAARVMDLVIRLSHPVWSLLISVSLVLAGVVFIGLFPAHALLAVVVYGAGNGLRSIVRGTLPLAILQPDEFAVVMGKMARPSLIGQAVTPLIGGYLFDVAGSRSVLLAVVLVAGINLLLTLLLIARLKEQGKLPAR from the coding sequence ATGAGCCGCTTCCGCGCCTGCTTTTCGGTTCGGCCAAATGGCGTTCGCCCGACGCCGATGGCTATTTTCCTGATCGGCATAGTCCAGATTCTGGTATGGGGCGGATCGTTTTTTCTGCTGTCGGTGCTCGGTAGGCCGATTATGGAAGACACCGGCTGGTCGCGTCAGTGGGTCTACGGCGGCTTATCGCTGGGTATCTTTATTTCCGGTCTTCTGATCCCGCGGTGCGGCGATTATGTTGCCCGTCATGGCGGGCGCGGCATGCTGGCGTGGAGCGGCATCGTTACGGCCGCGGGTTTGTTGCTGATGGCCTGTTCCACCGGGCTCCCCGCGTTTATCGCCGCCTGGGTTATTCTGGGCGGCGCGATGGCGATTGGCCTGTATGACGCCCTGTACGCCACGCTGGGCGACAGCTATGGCGTTCAGGCGAAAAGCGCCATTACCACCATTACGTTAATTTCTGGTTTTTGCACCACCATTGTGTGGCCGTTGCTGGCCTTTGGCGTGGCGCAGTGGGGATGGCGGCACACTTGCATCGCCTGGGCTGTGGTTTTACTGGCGACGGTGTGGCCGGTATATCGCTGTACGCTACCCGCGCCACGACAGGCTCGGGAAAACACCACGACCAGAAAAAACGGCGTGATGACGTTTGACCGTCGCACCTACGTTTTATTGTCCACGATTTTTATGCTGTCGGCGGTCATCATGACGGTGATATCCGTCCAATTGATCGATCTTCTGCAGGATGAAGGGTTGAGCCTGGCGGCGGCGATTGGCATCAGCGCGGTGATCGGGCCCAGCCAGGTGGCCGCGCGCGTCATGGATCTGGTTATCCGCCTGAGTCACCCGGTCTGGTCGCTGCTGATTTCAGTCAGTCTGGTGCTGGCGGGTGTCGTGTTCATTGGTTTGTTCCCCGCTCACGCCTTGCTGGCTGTGGTGGTCTATGGCGCAGGCAACGGGCTGCGTTCGATTGTTCGCGGGACGTTGCCGCTGGCTATCCTGCAGCCGGACGAGTTTGCGGTGGTGATGGGGAAAATGGCGCGTCCTTCGCTGATCGGTCAGGCGGTGACGCCGTTAATCGGCGGTTATCTGTTCGATGTGGCGGGTTCTCGCTCTGTGTTGCTG
- a CDS encoding efflux RND transporter periplasmic adaptor subunit — MKNCQPIIICMIAGLSFSAHGVGPENSGPENSRPENSRPENNGATMKGSSRAVLSGNRAFAEENGVYQAHGILRAINRATLSSELGAQILQIPFREGMTFKKGDLLVGFNCARPRAEADAANEEVKVKKNAWDTNIELDKFQSVGRYDLLTSQAEYNQAVAKARGLAIQISYCEIRAPFAGVVQELKVSPFEAVSVSQPLITIVDPSALELNVIVPSSWLNWLQADIPLQFMVDETQSVYQGHVTQVLPQIDAVSKTVKIIGKLDADALGPNVFGPGMSGSVMFKQSIISKQSVISKPSVISKPSVISKLQGDGHE; from the coding sequence ATGAAAAACTGTCAACCCATTATTATTTGCATGATTGCCGGCCTGTCGTTTTCCGCCCACGGCGTTGGGCCGGAAAACAGTGGGCCGGAAAACAGTAGGCCGGAAAACAGTAGGCCGGAAAACAATGGGGCAACAATGAAAGGGAGTTCCCGCGCGGTATTATCGGGTAACCGGGCTTTTGCTGAAGAGAATGGCGTTTATCAGGCGCACGGTATTTTGCGGGCGATAAATCGGGCCACGCTTTCTTCGGAGTTGGGCGCTCAGATATTACAAATTCCATTCCGCGAAGGGATGACGTTTAAAAAAGGCGACCTGCTGGTCGGGTTTAATTGCGCCCGTCCCCGTGCCGAGGCGGACGCAGCCAATGAGGAAGTGAAGGTAAAAAAGAACGCCTGGGACACCAATATCGAGCTGGATAAATTCCAGTCGGTGGGGCGTTATGACTTGCTCACCTCGCAGGCGGAATACAACCAGGCGGTCGCCAAAGCGCGCGGGCTGGCGATTCAAATCAGTTATTGCGAAATTCGCGCGCCTTTTGCCGGCGTGGTGCAGGAACTGAAAGTCTCGCCGTTTGAAGCGGTTTCGGTCAGCCAGCCGTTGATTACCATTGTGGACCCGAGCGCGCTGGAACTGAACGTAATCGTGCCGTCTTCGTGGTTGAACTGGTTGCAAGCCGATATTCCGCTCCAGTTTATGGTGGATGAAACCCAGTCGGTTTATCAGGGCCATGTCACTCAGGTGTTGCCGCAAATCGATGCGGTGAGCAAGACGGTAAAAATTATCGGCAAGCTGGATGCCGACGCATTGGGCCCCAACGTGTTTGGCCCCGGTATGAGCGGGTCGGTCATGTTTAAACAGTCGATCATCTCTAAACAGTCGGTTATCTCTAAACCGTCGGTCATCTCTAAACCGTCGGTCATCTCTAAACTACAGGGGGACGGTCATGAATAA
- a CDS encoding biotin/lipoyl-binding protein, protein MLDDSTALPRLRQELQLESSPGNDGEMSWRIYDPWQHRFFQLPESDVMLISRPGCRTIGQLKPLLDSYGLRFDMEQFGSLTLFLRQQHLLMAQDYAASAEEKPKALLLRKPSVRQLSLWDPMPLLHLVAGHHLRWLTRALLTLWLIVTLVGLYLTARQWDSYLATFRDFYSLQGVLGFGVAILFLKWFHEMGHAFVAYRQGCRVGKMGISLFVIFPMFYTDLTDAARVVQPRRRMWIALGGVGAETLIAGLATAGWALLPPGTLRSICFVLATTSWVTTLAINLNPFSRFDGYYFLNDLTGVDNLQPRSRSLLNYYWHRCVLGPVLDKPEPVGGLRPKLMALYGLMVLAYQMFLILGIGYLAYRFFIPMIGILIFAYILYHYLLLPLVLMGRDMVRHREKITWRRKLVLTLLPFVAIVAFFCPLPRTVNIPAMVNIQGQTLIHTPDKARLETVAIGNGDRVRQGQVLLRFSSPELTFQREQAMMEHDLMQFRLNRISSSEAEKLETVTLRQKLQEAEETLVGLDNQLAQLVWRSPVDGVVVDLLANLQPGQWFSPDQTIGRILEGDKQDIIGYVDETFVSRLSPDLKGKYIPNNLSMPSLPVNVEQLDPNSSEFITPKSLSVLYGGPIASLKNDKGDAVPVVAMHRIQFLFSDASLPDQQASQGVVVLRLAPESLASQSGKRLWRLIIAELNQ, encoded by the coding sequence ATGCTTGACGACAGCACGGCGCTGCCCCGTTTACGTCAGGAACTGCAACTGGAGTCCAGTCCCGGCAACGACGGAGAGATGAGCTGGCGCATTTACGATCCCTGGCAGCATCGTTTCTTTCAGTTGCCGGAAAGTGACGTGATGCTGATTTCCCGGCCCGGCTGTCGCACCATTGGTCAACTGAAACCGTTGCTGGATTCGTATGGGCTGCGTTTCGATATGGAGCAGTTCGGTTCGCTGACGCTGTTTCTGCGCCAGCAGCACCTGCTGATGGCGCAGGACTACGCGGCATCGGCGGAAGAAAAGCCCAAGGCGCTGTTGCTGCGCAAACCCAGTGTCCGGCAACTGTCGTTATGGGACCCGATGCCGCTGTTGCATCTGGTAGCCGGACACCATCTGCGCTGGCTTACCCGCGCGTTGTTGACGCTCTGGCTGATAGTCACGCTGGTCGGGTTGTATCTGACGGCCAGACAGTGGGACAGCTACCTCGCCACTTTCCGGGATTTCTATTCGCTGCAAGGCGTGCTGGGGTTTGGCGTGGCGATCCTGTTTCTGAAATGGTTTCACGAAATGGGGCATGCCTTTGTGGCGTATCGTCAGGGCTGTCGGGTAGGGAAAATGGGCATTTCCCTGTTTGTTATCTTTCCGATGTTTTACACCGACCTGACCGACGCGGCGCGGGTGGTCCAGCCGCGTCGCCGGATGTGGATTGCGCTGGGCGGCGTGGGAGCCGAGACGCTGATCGCCGGTCTGGCTACCGCGGGGTGGGCGTTGTTGCCGCCGGGTACGCTGCGTTCCATCTGCTTTGTGCTGGCGACCACCAGTTGGGTGACGACGCTGGCTATCAACCTTAATCCGTTTTCCCGTTTTGACGGTTACTACTTTTTAAACGATCTGACCGGGGTGGATAACCTACAGCCGCGCTCGCGCTCGCTGCTCAATTATTACTGGCACCGGTGCGTATTGGGGCCGGTGCTGGACAAACCGGAGCCGGTGGGTGGCCTGCGCCCCAAGCTGATGGCGCTGTATGGCCTGATGGTGCTCGCGTATCAAATGTTTCTGATTCTGGGCATCGGCTATCTGGCTTACCGGTTTTTCATCCCGATGATCGGGATACTGATATTCGCTTATATCCTTTATCACTATCTGCTGCTGCCGCTTGTGCTAATGGGGAGAGATATGGTTCGACACCGGGAGAAAATAACCTGGAGACGCAAACTGGTGCTGACGTTGCTGCCGTTCGTGGCGATTGTCGCCTTTTTTTGCCCGCTTCCCCGTACCGTTAATATCCCCGCGATGGTGAATATCCAGGGGCAAACCCTGATTCACACGCCGGATAAAGCGCGGCTGGAGACGGTCGCCATCGGTAATGGCGACCGGGTACGGCAGGGACAGGTGCTACTGCGCTTTTCCTCACCGGAACTCACCTTCCAGCGCGAGCAGGCGATGATGGAGCATGATCTGATGCAGTTCCGGCTCAACCGCATCAGCAGCTCCGAGGCGGAAAAACTGGAAACCGTGACGCTGCGGCAGAAGTTGCAGGAAGCGGAAGAAACGCTGGTCGGGCTGGATAACCAACTGGCGCAGTTGGTCTGGCGTTCACCTGTCGATGGCGTGGTGGTGGATCTGCTAGCCAACCTGCAGCCGGGGCAGTGGTTCTCGCCGGATCAGACCATCGGCCGGATTCTGGAAGGCGACAAACAGGACATCATTGGCTATGTGGATGAAACCTTTGTCTCCCGTCTGTCGCCCGATCTGAAGGGGAAGTACATCCCCAATAACCTGTCGATGCCGTCCCTGCCGGTCAACGTTGAACAACTGGATCCGAACAGTTCCGAATTTATCACCCCAAAATCCCTCAGCGTCCTGTACGGCGGGCCGATCGCGTCGCTGAAAAATGATAAAGGGGATGCGGTACCGGTGGTGGCGATGCACCGAATACAGTTTCTGTTTAGCGACGCCAGTCTGCCCGACCAGCAGGCGTCGCAGGGCGTGGTGGTGTTGCGGCTGGCGCCGGAGAGCCTTGCCAGTCAGTCGGGAAAACGGTTGTGGCGTTTGATTATTGCCGAACTTAACCAGTAA
- a CDS encoding Bug family tripartite tricarboxylate transporter substrate binding protein, protein MTLTRRAFLAGASACMVAPWLGAGAAETAPSGELIFGYGKTGIGSALAVDTAASLAQSYQQNHYQLVNIPSGNSLRAVSTVKRAVPDGRTLLQAQSPQMNLLPVIYRSLPYDPLTDFEPLAIMGEYTLFLTIGKLVDPRVKTLDDYLRWVERNPEYRNVGFTQFGSTGHIAQAILSRQKEVAIQPVAYFGSSMMIEDLLNGYLSAGLVISGNASGAFRSGRLRAVAVTSTERHPGWENIPTCKEQGVPEMAINGWYGWFAPASMPDRIYAPLAEALQQRIQHEHYTAVLDRYSLKPVLSSSPGKIRERIRDEQEYYRELVDSYHISRI, encoded by the coding sequence ATGACATTGACTCGACGTGCATTTCTGGCGGGCGCCTCCGCCTGTATGGTAGCGCCCTGGTTGGGAGCGGGAGCCGCGGAAACCGCGCCATCCGGCGAATTGATCTTCGGATACGGCAAAACCGGGATCGGCAGCGCGCTGGCTGTAGATACCGCGGCGTCGCTGGCGCAATCTTATCAGCAGAACCATTACCAACTGGTCAATATTCCCAGCGGGAACAGCCTGCGCGCCGTTTCGACGGTTAAACGCGCCGTTCCCGATGGCCGAACGTTGCTGCAGGCCCAGTCGCCGCAGATGAATCTGCTGCCGGTGATCTACCGCAGTTTGCCGTATGACCCGCTCACGGATTTCGAGCCGCTGGCGATCATGGGGGAATACACCCTGTTCCTGACCATCGGCAAGCTGGTAGATCCCCGGGTCAAAACGCTGGATGACTACCTGCGCTGGGTGGAGAGGAACCCGGAATACCGTAATGTCGGGTTCACTCAGTTTGGCTCGACCGGCCATATCGCGCAGGCGATTCTGTCGCGCCAGAAAGAAGTGGCGATCCAGCCGGTGGCCTACTTTGGTTCTTCGATGATGATCGAGGATTTACTGAATGGTTACCTCTCGGCCGGGCTGGTGATTTCGGGTAATGCCTCCGGCGCGTTTCGAAGCGGTCGTCTGCGCGCGGTCGCCGTTACCAGCACCGAGCGTCATCCCGGCTGGGAAAATATTCCGACCTGCAAGGAGCAGGGGGTGCCGGAAATGGCGATTAATGGCTGGTACGGCTGGTTTGCGCCGGCCTCAATGCCCGATCGCATCTACGCGCCGCTGGCCGAGGCGTTACAACAGCGCATTCAGCATGAGCATTATACCGCTGTACTGGATCGCTATTCGCTGAAGCCGGTGTTGTCGTCATCCCCCGGCAAGATTCGGGAACGTATCCGCGATGAGCAGGAATACTACCGTGAATTGGTCGACAGTTATCACATCAGCCGGATCTGA
- a CDS encoding TolC family protein, translating to MPDFIKQSVLASFAVWGVVMMTGCAVTSPPIDTDKQTWGAYDRINEIVSRDEAVAGPISLYEAMARALKYNLDQKIELMDEEYKSKLSELGRLGMFPSVVASVGGSQRNNDSGSSSRSLIDGSQSLQSSTSSERRTYTAQLAASWDILDFGLSYIQNKQNVDEQYISQERRRKVISRILEDVRTAYWRAVSADRTHEKLIKLEALAQKTLFQSEQLAKRRNVSPLKVLNYQHDLLEIQANVQRMQRELFFAKKQLAALINLKPETPFKLVLPDRTAVVPELPGSAEQMILIGLKYRSELRESSYRKRINDNELTKQWVRNLPSFKTLLGMNYDTNKYLYNNEWTNLSGTVSWNLMNVFSYPMQHKVVQAEAKVIQAREDALIMAILTQIYVARARFIRLSQELNTVRQSHEVQDNILELTRAGFQGKIISQMDLVQVEMKTILDEVRYDTAYADLQNAYANLYASMGIDNFDSDITEKDSVSSIAKKLQFYWTEEITTLPEVSRRENP from the coding sequence ATGCCTGATTTTATCAAACAGTCTGTTTTGGCGTCTTTTGCTGTCTGGGGAGTGGTGATGATGACCGGGTGTGCGGTGACGTCACCACCGATTGATACCGATAAACAAACCTGGGGCGCGTATGACCGCATCAATGAGATCGTATCCCGGGATGAAGCGGTTGCAGGGCCGATTTCGTTGTATGAGGCGATGGCGCGGGCGCTGAAATACAACCTCGACCAAAAAATCGAACTGATGGATGAGGAGTACAAAAGCAAACTCAGCGAGCTGGGAAGGCTTGGCATGTTTCCGTCGGTGGTGGCATCGGTGGGCGGTAGTCAGCGCAACAATGACTCCGGCTCCAGCAGCCGTTCATTGATCGACGGTAGCCAGTCGTTGCAGTCTTCGACATCGTCGGAACGGCGTACCTATACCGCTCAGCTGGCGGCCAGTTGGGATATTCTGGATTTTGGCCTGTCCTATATTCAGAACAAACAGAATGTGGACGAGCAATATATCTCCCAGGAGCGGCGGCGCAAGGTCATCAGCCGTATTCTGGAGGATGTGCGTACGGCTTACTGGCGGGCGGTCAGCGCCGACCGTACCCATGAAAAACTGATCAAGCTGGAGGCGCTGGCGCAGAAAACCCTGTTCCAGTCCGAACAACTGGCGAAACGGCGCAACGTGTCGCCGCTAAAGGTGCTGAATTATCAGCATGACCTGCTGGAAATTCAGGCGAATGTGCAGCGCATGCAGCGCGAATTGTTTTTTGCCAAAAAGCAGCTGGCGGCGCTGATTAACCTGAAACCTGAAACACCATTCAAACTGGTTCTGCCGGACCGGACCGCCGTCGTGCCGGAATTGCCCGGTTCGGCGGAACAGATGATATTGATCGGGTTGAAATATCGCTCCGAATTGCGTGAATCCAGTTATCGAAAACGAATCAATGACAATGAATTGACGAAACAATGGGTTCGCAATTTGCCGTCATTTAAAACGTTATTGGGCATGAATTACGACACCAATAAATATCTCTATAACAATGAATGGACGAATCTCTCCGGCACGGTCAGCTGGAATCTGATGAATGTGTTCAGTTATCCGATGCAGCATAAAGTGGTGCAGGCCGAGGCTAAAGTGATTCAGGCGCGTGAGGATGCGCTGATAATGGCTATTCTTACGCAAATCTATGTTGCCAGGGCGCGTTTTATCCGTCTTTCTCAGGAATTAAATACGGTGCGCCAGAGTCATGAGGTTCAGGACAATATATTGGAACTGACCCGTGCCGGCTTTCAGGGAAAAATCATTAGTCAGATGGATCTGGTACAGGTTGAGATGAAAACCATTCTGGACGAGGTGCGTTATGACACCGCCTATGCCGATTTGCAAAATGCTTATGCCAATCTGTATGCCTCAATGGGGATCGATAATTTTGATTCTGACATTACTGAAAAGGATTCCGTCTCCAGTATCGCGAAAAAACTCCAGTTTTATTGGACGGAAGAAATTACCACCTTACCGGAAGTATCAAGGCGGGAAAATCCATGA
- a CDS encoding Bug family tripartite tricarboxylate transporter substrate binding protein, with protein sequence MAMTRRTFLAGCSSLLFPALYSRGPLAAAPQEGVVMFGYAQTGLGSKVASEVSVLLESQYHERRYRLYNEPGENSVRAVMSAKKSPGDGGVLLMAQSPQLIIFPSIYNHLPYNPLTDFRPLAITGEYTLLLTLGPIVDSRVKSLDDYVRWVENNPEFSNIGFAQFGSPGHMAQLVLGREKNVALQPQSYYGTSMIVDDLMNGHLAAAFLISGNSLDLYKSGKLRAIACTSRLRQPGVDDVPTCREQGISSMNINGWYAWLAPAGMPDSVYRPLVDAMQRTIVSYDYLEMLRKYYLKPVYDNPDKIRQRIQQEQAYYAGLIETYRVSKV encoded by the coding sequence ATGGCTATGACCCGGCGAACATTCCTGGCGGGCTGCTCTTCGCTGCTATTCCCCGCGCTGTATTCACGTGGACCCCTGGCCGCCGCGCCGCAGGAAGGCGTGGTGATGTTTGGTTACGCCCAGACCGGGTTGGGCAGCAAGGTGGCGTCCGAGGTGTCGGTATTGCTGGAATCGCAATATCATGAGCGGCGTTATCGGCTGTATAACGAACCCGGCGAAAACAGTGTCAGGGCGGTGATGTCGGCGAAAAAATCGCCCGGCGATGGCGGCGTGCTGCTGATGGCGCAATCGCCGCAGCTCATTATTTTCCCGTCTATCTACAATCATCTGCCCTACAATCCATTGACTGATTTCAGGCCGCTGGCGATAACCGGCGAGTATACCTTGCTGCTGACGCTGGGGCCGATAGTGGACTCCAGGGTAAAAAGCCTGGACGATTATGTTCGTTGGGTGGAAAACAACCCGGAGTTCAGCAATATCGGCTTTGCCCAGTTTGGCTCTCCCGGTCACATGGCGCAGCTGGTGCTCGGGCGTGAAAAGAACGTGGCGCTGCAACCGCAATCCTACTATGGCACCTCAATGATTGTGGATGACCTTATGAACGGGCATCTGGCGGCGGCGTTTTTGATTTCCGGCAACTCGCTCGACCTGTATAAGAGTGGAAAACTACGAGCGATTGCCTGTACCAGCCGTTTACGTCAACCGGGGGTGGATGACGTGCCGACCTGCCGTGAGCAGGGGATTTCGTCAATGAACATTAATGGCTGGTACGCCTGGCTGGCGCCGGCCGGCATGCCGGACAGTGTTTATCGCCCGCTGGTGGATGCGATGCAAAGAACCATCGTGAGCTATGACTATCTGGAGATGCTGAGGAAATATTATCTGAAGCCGGTGTATGACAATCCCGATAAAATTCGCCAGCGAATTCAGCAGGAGCAGGCATATTACGCCGGCCTGATTGAGACGTATCGGGTGAGTAAAGTGTGA
- a CDS encoding efflux RND transporter periplasmic adaptor subunit, which translates to MNNTIPTQGNNNTAPLGQLALPALKLLQFEAAIRKLADERIMKAHIANAVRQLLPYEQAIVWQRNQFSGKLRVVQISDVKGVERKAPLLLALERFLNKKGQALEACRVLNLQQSTAAELKNYPLQHGLWLPLGYREQPEAGVLYLRSEQDFNEAEQSLALRLSETYTHAWLALRREPRLSQGTRLLRHCLWLVPAILVVGGFIPVPLSVVAPAEVIAREPYRLTAPIDGVVRQILVAPNSQVASGTSLVQFEDLKPYNEMVLAGQELAVAEAHSGQVNASAFEDEKFRQEMAVASTEYLLARGRYQYMTDIYQRTKAVAPQSGIAIYTNKRDWEGKTVRVGEEIMQVADPQKIQYQIALPVNDSIHLKAGDRIRIFLDSSPLKSYSATLTTFSYTPQVTPEGVSSYTLLAEADSEDVYPRIGARGTARIYTEDVPLWFQLLRRPIASARQFLGV; encoded by the coding sequence ATGAATAATACGATCCCCACACAAGGCAATAATAATACCGCCCCGCTGGGGCAACTGGCGCTGCCTGCGTTGAAGCTGTTGCAGTTTGAAGCGGCAATCAGAAAGCTGGCGGATGAGCGAATCATGAAAGCGCATATCGCCAATGCGGTGCGTCAGCTGTTGCCTTATGAACAGGCGATTGTCTGGCAGCGCAATCAGTTCTCCGGCAAATTGCGCGTAGTGCAGATATCGGACGTCAAGGGCGTAGAGCGCAAAGCGCCGCTGTTGCTGGCGCTGGAACGGTTCCTCAATAAAAAAGGCCAGGCGCTGGAGGCGTGCCGGGTACTGAATTTGCAACAGTCTACGGCAGCCGAACTGAAAAACTACCCGTTGCAACATGGCCTGTGGTTGCCGCTCGGCTATCGGGAGCAGCCGGAGGCCGGCGTGCTCTACCTGCGCAGCGAGCAGGATTTTAATGAAGCCGAGCAGTCGCTGGCGCTGCGCCTTTCCGAGACTTACACCCATGCGTGGCTGGCGTTGCGGCGCGAACCGCGGCTGTCGCAGGGGACACGGCTACTGCGTCACTGTTTGTGGCTGGTGCCGGCTATTCTGGTGGTAGGCGGGTTTATCCCGGTGCCGCTCAGCGTGGTGGCGCCGGCGGAGGTGATCGCCCGCGAACCTTACCGCCTGACCGCGCCGATTGATGGCGTGGTGCGGCAGATTCTGGTTGCGCCGAACAGCCAGGTGGCGTCCGGAACGTCGCTGGTGCAGTTCGAAGATCTGAAACCTTACAACGAAATGGTGCTGGCCGGGCAGGAGCTGGCGGTCGCGGAAGCGCACAGCGGACAGGTCAACGCCTCGGCGTTTGAGGATGAAAAATTCCGTCAGGAGATGGCGGTAGCCAGTACCGAATACCTGCTGGCGAGGGGGCGCTATCAGTACATGACGGACATTTACCAGCGCACCAAAGCCGTTGCGCCGCAATCCGGCATCGCCATCTATACCAATAAGCGCGACTGGGAAGGTAAAACCGTGCGGGTGGGCGAGGAGATCATGCAGGTGGCGGACCCGCAGAAGATCCAGTATCAGATTGCACTGCCGGTCAATGACAGCATTCACCTTAAAGCCGGCGACCGGATTCGGATCTTTCTCGACAGCTCGCCGTTGAAATCCTACAGCGCCACGCTGACCACCTTCAGTTATACCCCGCAAGTCACCCCAGAAGGCGTCAGCAGCTATACGCTGCTGGCCGAGGCGGATAGCGAAGATGTTTACCCGCGTATCGGCGCCCGGGGAACCGCGCGTATCTATACGGAAGACGTGCCGCTGTGGTTTCAGCTGTTGCGCCGTCCCATTGCGTCGGCCAGACAGTTTCTGGGGGTGTGA